A single Thermosynechococcus vestitus BP-1 DNA region contains:
- the cobA gene encoding uroporphyrinogen-III C-methyltransferase, with the protein MTVYFVGAGLGTPSSLTLEAWTCLQQAQVVLYDALLSPSLLELTPADCLRVAVGKRAGAEAIPQLEINRLLVAYGQQYQRVVRLKSGDPGLFGRLHQELEAVLGAGLEAVVIAGVSSALAAPLLAGICVTAKDVSQSVAILSGHAPETLPWPAIARMETLIFLMATRSLRYIAEALLRQGRSPTEGLAILQWAGQPQQQFWFGTLESYLQSPQFPDMAPAVVVIGAIARKRYPLASLDLVFPEFLRISPSSMSALHGKTILVTRAAAQASDFTQQLTAAGATVLEMPTLEIVPPSSWQPLDQALAQLDTFDWLILTSHNAVTFFMKRLHSHGKDSRALAGLKIAVVGEKTAQTLNRYGLVADFTPREFVADALVVEFPEPVAGLRFLFPRVEKGGRPVLGEAFTAAGAEVVEVPAYNSRCPQTVDAPVLAALQAGQVDIVTFTSSKTVKHFCQLVGPQAAELLQNVQIASIGPQTSQTCRELLGRVDTEATEHTLEGLLQALLRIT; encoded by the coding sequence TTGACGGTCTATTTTGTGGGTGCGGGGTTAGGTACCCCTAGCTCTCTCACACTCGAAGCATGGACCTGCCTACAGCAAGCGCAGGTGGTTCTTTATGATGCCCTGCTCTCCCCTAGCCTTCTTGAACTCACCCCCGCTGATTGCTTACGGGTGGCGGTGGGCAAACGCGCAGGAGCTGAGGCCATTCCCCAATTGGAAATCAACCGCCTTTTAGTGGCCTACGGCCAGCAGTATCAGCGGGTTGTTCGCCTCAAAAGTGGCGATCCGGGGCTGTTTGGCCGTTTGCATCAGGAACTTGAGGCTGTCTTGGGGGCAGGTTTAGAGGCGGTGGTGATTGCAGGGGTGTCTTCAGCGCTGGCGGCACCTTTATTGGCTGGTATCTGTGTGACAGCAAAGGACGTGAGTCAGTCCGTAGCTATTCTGTCGGGGCATGCGCCAGAGACACTTCCTTGGCCAGCGATCGCCCGAATGGAGACGCTGATTTTTTTGATGGCCACCCGTTCCCTGCGATATATTGCCGAGGCATTGCTGCGGCAGGGGCGATCGCCCACGGAGGGATTGGCGATTCTGCAGTGGGCTGGGCAACCCCAGCAACAATTCTGGTTTGGCACCCTAGAGAGCTATCTGCAGTCGCCGCAGTTTCCAGACATGGCTCCTGCAGTCGTTGTCATTGGGGCGATCGCCCGAAAACGCTACCCTTTGGCTAGTCTAGATCTGGTCTTCCCTGAATTTTTAAGGATTTCCCCATCATCGATGTCTGCACTCCACGGCAAAACCATTCTCGTCACTCGTGCGGCAGCCCAAGCAAGTGATTTTACTCAACAACTGACAGCCGCCGGTGCCACCGTTTTAGAAATGCCGACACTGGAAATCGTGCCTCCCAGTTCTTGGCAGCCCCTCGATCAGGCCCTGGCACAACTCGATACCTTTGACTGGCTAATTCTGACTTCCCACAATGCCGTTACGTTTTTTATGAAACGGTTACACAGTCATGGCAAGGATAGCCGTGCCCTCGCAGGCCTGAAGATTGCTGTCGTCGGTGAAAAAACTGCCCAAACCCTTAACCGTTACGGCCTAGTGGCTGACTTCACCCCCAGGGAATTTGTCGCCGATGCCCTCGTAGTAGAATTCCCAGAGCCCGTTGCAGGGTTGCGTTTTCTTTTTCCACGGGTTGAAAAGGGCGGACGACCCGTTCTAGGGGAGGCCTTCACGGCGGCTGGGGCTGAGGTTGTTGAGGTGCCCGCCTACAATTCACGCTGCCCCCAAACTGTTGATGCCCCAGTCTTAGCAGCGCTGCAAGCGGGTCAAGTGGATATAGTCACGTTTACCAGTTCTAAGACGGTGAAACACTTTTGCCAATTAGTGGGCCCTCAGGCGGCAGAGTTACTTCAGAATGTGCAGATTGCTAGTATCGGGCCGCAAACCTCCCAAACGTGCCGTGAACTCTTGGGACGAGTGGACACTGAAGCAACAGAGCATACCCTGGAGGGACTCCTTCAGGCATTATTGCGGATAACTTAG
- a CDS encoding chromophore lyase CpcT/CpeT: MTHATDVLTLGRWMAADFSNQAQAFENPPFYAHIRVCMRPLPRGVLEGIALYVEQAYDYLLSVPYRTRVLELMPANDHIVIKNYVLKDEKRFFGAARDRQRLQAMTADDLELLCGCNMLTYWTGHSFRGEVEPGKACKVVRKGRETYLDSTFEIDGDRFISHDRGRDPETDEHVWGSVAGPFHFVRWQSFADEVMA, encoded by the coding sequence ATGACACACGCAACCGATGTGTTGACTCTTGGCCGTTGGATGGCGGCGGATTTTAGTAACCAAGCGCAAGCCTTTGAGAATCCTCCCTTCTATGCCCATATTCGGGTCTGTATGCGCCCCCTTCCCAGGGGTGTTCTGGAGGGTATTGCCCTTTATGTGGAACAGGCCTATGACTATCTCCTCAGCGTTCCCTACCGTACACGGGTTTTGGAACTAATGCCCGCTAATGATCACATTGTCATTAAAAATTATGTGCTCAAGGATGAAAAACGCTTCTTTGGGGCAGCTCGCGATCGCCAGCGGCTTCAGGCCATGACAGCCGATGATCTTGAACTCCTCTGTGGCTGCAATATGCTCACCTACTGGACAGGACATAGTTTTCGCGGTGAAGTGGAGCCGGGAAAAGCCTGTAAAGTCGTGCGTAAGGGACGGGAAACCTATCTCGATAGCACCTTTGAAATTGATGGCGATCGCTTCATTAGCCACGATCGCGGACGAGATCCAGAAACCGACGAGCACGTTTGGGGCTCCGTAGCCGGCCCCTTTCACTTTGTACGCTGGCAAAGCTTTGCCGATGAAGTTATGGCCTAG
- the lgt gene encoding prolipoprotein diacylglyceryl transferase, with translation MIAAFQSPGATLELGFITLRWYGLLIAVAVFIGIWLSQRLARQRQIDPEQIADLSIWLVVAAIPAARLYYVAFNWGFYQKHLDQVVQIWKGGIAIHGAILGGIVAMAIFTYVQRLSFWQVADVVAPSLILGQAIGRWGNFFNSEAFGAPTDLPWKLYIPVPQRPPELINTAYYHPTFLYESLWNVGVFLLLLWLFRQPRYQKPGTLLMVYAIAYSLGRFWIEGLRMDSLMLGPLRIAQVVSLVAIALGSWGLFRLYYQGKPLPDWQTP, from the coding sequence ATGATCGCCGCTTTTCAATCCCCCGGTGCCACCCTTGAGTTAGGGTTTATTACCCTGCGGTGGTACGGGTTGTTGATTGCTGTCGCCGTTTTTATTGGCATTTGGCTAAGCCAACGTCTAGCACGCCAGCGGCAGATTGATCCTGAGCAGATTGCGGATCTATCCATTTGGCTTGTGGTTGCGGCTATTCCCGCTGCACGGCTCTATTATGTCGCCTTTAACTGGGGCTTTTATCAAAAACACCTAGATCAAGTGGTTCAAATTTGGAAAGGGGGCATTGCGATTCACGGTGCCATCCTAGGTGGCATAGTGGCGATGGCTATCTTTACCTATGTGCAGCGGCTTTCCTTTTGGCAAGTGGCGGATGTTGTTGCCCCTTCATTGATTTTGGGACAGGCCATTGGTCGCTGGGGTAATTTTTTCAACTCTGAGGCGTTTGGTGCCCCCACGGATTTGCCCTGGAAACTCTATATTCCTGTGCCGCAGCGTCCCCCTGAGCTAATTAACACAGCCTATTACCACCCCACGTTTCTCTATGAGTCCCTTTGGAATGTTGGGGTTTTTCTTCTCCTGTTGTGGCTCTTTCGTCAACCTCGCTATCAAAAACCGGGGACCCTCTTGATGGTCTATGCCATTGCCTACAGCTTGGGGCGCTTTTGGATTGAGGGGCTACGCATGGATAGTCTGATGTTAGGCCCCCTGCGAATTGCCCAAGTGGTTAGTTTGGTCGCGATCGCCCTGGGATCTTGGGGACTCTTTCGCCTGTATTACCAAGGCAAGCCCTTACCAGATTGGCAAACCCCCTAG
- the rplT gene encoding 50S ribosomal protein L20, producing MARVKRGNVARKRRKKILKLAKGYRAGHSKLFRTANQVVMKALCNAYRDRRRRKRDFRRLWIARINAAARQYGMSYSQLMGALKKADIQLNRKMLAQLAVLDAPAFATVIQTARAL from the coding sequence ATGGCAAGGGTTAAGCGGGGTAACGTTGCCCGCAAACGGCGTAAAAAAATTCTCAAGCTCGCCAAGGGCTATCGGGCAGGGCACTCGAAGCTCTTCCGCACGGCTAATCAAGTCGTCATGAAGGCCCTGTGCAATGCCTATCGCGATCGCCGGCGGCGCAAACGGGATTTTCGGCGGCTCTGGATTGCCCGCATTAACGCTGCTGCGCGTCAATATGGCATGAGCTACAGTCAACTCATGGGGGCCCTGAAAAAAGCAGATATTCAACTGAATCGTAAAATGCTGGCTCAATTGGCGGTGCTGGATGCCCCTGCCTTTGCCACTGTCATTCAGACGGCTCGCGCCCTTTAG
- the rpmI gene encoding 50S ribosomal protein L35, whose product MPKLKTRRAAAKRFRTTGSGKFVRRKANKNHLLEHKGSDRKNRLSHKALVDPRDVERVSLMLPYA is encoded by the coding sequence ATGCCAAAGCTAAAAACACGTCGCGCTGCTGCCAAACGATTTCGGACAACGGGCAGTGGTAAGTTTGTCCGCCGCAAGGCCAACAAAAATCACTTACTCGAACATAAGGGGAGCGATCGCAAGAATCGTCTTTCCCATAAAGCCCTGGTTGATCCACGGGATGTTGAGCGAGTATCGCTGATGCTTCCCTATGCTTAA
- a CDS encoding photosystem II S4 domain protein: MVDLETALDTAIKTWSVVHTLFLPPDRVVEALGVLEQRADVHGLAWGGYPQAERCRLAIAPVELPLEGQQPPLALGRITGNFLFDPATYSDFEGAIASVGLDEGDYGDVILLGERGAQVILIPEKVSTLQKELKQVRTVPVTVDLCDWSELAVAPPQRKSLSTVEASLRLDAVASAGFGVSRSKMSEWISQGLVRVNWQVVQQPRYLLKVNDLIAIRGKGQLRIQEIQLTKKERYRIQMERTR, translated from the coding sequence ATGGTTGACCTAGAGACCGCCCTTGACACAGCCATTAAAACTTGGTCGGTGGTGCACACCCTCTTTTTGCCCCCGGATCGGGTGGTGGAGGCACTGGGCGTCCTTGAGCAACGAGCCGATGTCCATGGCCTGGCCTGGGGAGGTTATCCTCAAGCAGAACGCTGTCGGTTGGCGATCGCCCCCGTCGAACTTCCCCTTGAGGGGCAACAGCCCCCCCTTGCCTTAGGGCGAATCACAGGCAACTTTCTCTTCGATCCAGCCACCTACAGTGATTTTGAGGGCGCGATCGCCAGTGTCGGTCTCGATGAAGGGGATTATGGGGATGTGATTCTCTTGGGAGAACGGGGGGCACAGGTTATTCTCATCCCTGAGAAAGTCTCCACCCTACAAAAAGAGTTAAAGCAAGTGCGCACAGTACCAGTGACCGTTGATCTCTGTGACTGGTCAGAACTGGCCGTAGCGCCTCCCCAACGGAAATCCCTCAGTACCGTCGAAGCATCATTGCGCTTGGATGCGGTAGCCTCAGCCGGCTTCGGGGTTTCCCGCAGTAAAATGAGCGAGTGGATTAGCCAAGGACTGGTACGAGTCAACTGGCAGGTGGTGCAGCAACCGCGGTATCTCCTTAAGGTCAACGACCTCATTGCCATCCGCGGCAAAGGACAACTGCGGATTCAAGAAATTCAACTCACCAAGAAAGAACGCTACCGCATTCAGATGGAGCGCACTCGCTAA
- a CDS encoding YdcF family protein translates to MDLLLSKLLPPLLYPLPLACWALVFAIVRFWRAPKQAAIALVIALTILLLSGNDYVAATLIASLERQYLPPHPMPKAAAIVVLGGAVVPQTAPRPWVEVTEGGDRILYGAHLFRQGSDPYLILSGGRINWLGETFQQAEAVDMAEIATTCGVPRDKILLETSSLNTYQNAVNVKALLEKHQMQGKLLLVTSAYHMPRAVAIFRRLGMDVIPAPTDYRYPTIARSPTWQNLLLSLIPNPYNVDITTIALREYQGLLIYRLRGWL, encoded by the coding sequence ATGGATCTACTGCTATCGAAATTGCTGCCACCCCTGCTGTATCCATTGCCTTTGGCCTGTTGGGCGCTAGTTTTTGCCATTGTGCGCTTTTGGCGTGCCCCAAAACAGGCGGCGATCGCCCTGGTGATTGCCCTAACTATTTTGCTCCTGAGTGGGAATGACTATGTAGCCGCAACCCTGATTGCTTCCCTAGAGCGGCAGTATTTACCCCCTCATCCGATGCCCAAAGCGGCTGCGATCGTTGTTCTCGGTGGGGCTGTGGTCCCACAAACGGCGCCGCGACCTTGGGTAGAAGTCACGGAAGGGGGCGATCGCATTCTCTACGGTGCTCACCTCTTCCGTCAGGGCTCTGACCCCTACCTAATCCTCAGTGGGGGGCGTATTAACTGGCTCGGCGAAACCTTTCAGCAAGCAGAAGCCGTGGATATGGCAGAAATTGCGACCACCTGTGGCGTGCCAAGGGACAAGATCCTGCTGGAGACCAGCTCCCTGAATACCTACCAAAATGCTGTGAACGTCAAAGCGCTTCTTGAGAAGCATCAAATGCAGGGGAAGTTGCTCCTGGTGACATCCGCCTACCACATGCCCCGCGCCGTCGCCATTTTTCGCCGCTTAGGGATGGATGTGATCCCGGCGCCAACGGACTATCGGTACCCGACGATCGCGCGATCGCCCACCTGGCAAAACCTGCTCCTTAGCCTGATCCCCAATCCCTACAACGTGGACATCACCACCATTGCCCTGCGGGAATATCAAGGTCTTCTCATCTATAGGCTGCGCGGTTGGCTTTAG
- a CDS encoding alpha/beta fold hydrolase, translated as MPSFISKIYQWQGFSCAYRFSSQTGRSPILFIHPVGVGLSGQFWDRCVSYWQSQGATYSFYIPDLLGCGQSDLPHCAYYPEDWAAQLHFLVTSEIRQPVILVVQGALFPVAMELVHFDPQLVRALILSGPPAPALVSENTEPRWQKVRWNLFDSPLGRAFYLYARQKSFLRRFSINQLFAKGEDVDEEWLGMLAAGAADLESRHAVYSFLSGFWRRDYRQKMRDIRQPVLVVMGDQASSISRDGGAESPEERLEFYAKTFPNVQGEVIPGRNVLPYESTPAFVEACQAFLCAQAL; from the coding sequence ATGCCGTCATTCATCTCTAAAATCTATCAGTGGCAGGGCTTTTCCTGTGCCTATCGCTTCAGTTCTCAAACAGGACGCTCCCCCATTCTCTTTATCCATCCCGTGGGCGTGGGGCTCTCTGGGCAGTTTTGGGACCGCTGTGTCAGCTATTGGCAATCTCAAGGGGCAACTTATTCATTTTACATTCCTGATTTACTGGGCTGCGGCCAGAGTGACTTGCCCCATTGCGCCTATTATCCGGAAGATTGGGCAGCTCAGTTACATTTCCTGGTCACATCTGAGATCCGGCAACCAGTGATCCTCGTTGTTCAAGGGGCATTGTTTCCCGTAGCGATGGAGCTGGTACATTTTGATCCCCAACTAGTAAGAGCACTGATCCTCAGTGGCCCACCTGCGCCTGCTTTGGTGTCTGAAAATACTGAGCCGAGGTGGCAGAAGGTGCGCTGGAATCTTTTTGACTCGCCGTTGGGTCGCGCCTTCTATCTCTATGCGCGTCAGAAAAGTTTTCTGCGTCGGTTTTCAATCAATCAACTGTTTGCGAAGGGGGAGGATGTGGATGAGGAATGGCTGGGAATGCTGGCGGCGGGTGCTGCTGATCTTGAGAGTCGCCATGCCGTGTACTCTTTCCTCTCGGGGTTTTGGCGGCGGGATTACCGTCAGAAAATGCGGGATATTCGTCAACCAGTGCTTGTGGTGATGGGGGATCAAGCCTCTAGTATCAGTCGCGATGGTGGGGCTGAATCGCCTGAAGAACGCCTAGAGTTTTACGCCAAGACATTTCCCAATGTGCAAGGGGAGGTCATTCCGGGGCGCAATGTCCTGCCCTATGAGTCAACCCCTGCCTTTGTGGAGGCGTGTCAGGCCTTTCTGTGTGCCCAAGCTCTCTAA
- a CDS encoding PstS family phosphate ABC transporter substrate-binding protein, translated as MLTSAKRYAPLGVLAAVAAFSASLIPAALSQGTPTIRIDGSSTVYPLTEAAAEAFQKAEGGKIRVTVGISGTGGGFKKFCRGETDISNASRPILAKEMAACKAAGIQYIELPVAYDALTVVVNPQNTWAKSLTVAELKRIWEPNSKINNWSQVRQGFPNIPLKLFGAGADSGTFDYFTEAINGKSKVSRKDYTASEDDNVLVQGVSRERGALGYFGYAYYAENKNKLKAVSIDNGKGPVAPSEKTVIDGTYQPLSRPIFIYVNAKAAQRPEVKKFITYYLNNGVAMAKKVKYVPLPTSAYKTILANFNRNRIGTVFGGQEAVGLTIKQLLSREAKE; from the coding sequence ATGTTGACATCTGCAAAACGCTATGCCCCTCTGGGGGTCCTTGCCGCTGTGGCGGCTTTTTCCGCTAGCCTGATACCCGCTGCCTTGTCTCAGGGAACTCCCACGATTCGTATTGATGGCTCTAGCACGGTCTATCCCCTTACTGAAGCGGCTGCCGAAGCTTTTCAAAAAGCTGAAGGGGGCAAAATCCGTGTTACCGTAGGTATTTCCGGTACCGGTGGTGGCTTCAAGAAGTTCTGCCGCGGGGAAACCGATATCTCCAACGCTTCCCGGCCCATTTTGGCAAAAGAGATGGCAGCCTGTAAAGCAGCTGGCATCCAGTATATCGAGCTGCCCGTTGCCTATGATGCGCTCACTGTGGTGGTGAACCCCCAAAATACATGGGCTAAAAGTCTGACTGTTGCTGAATTGAAAAGGATTTGGGAGCCAAACTCTAAAATCAACAACTGGAGCCAAGTGCGCCAAGGCTTTCCGAATATCCCCTTGAAACTCTTTGGTGCAGGGGCGGATTCCGGTACCTTTGACTACTTCACCGAGGCCATCAACGGCAAGTCCAAAGTTAGTCGTAAGGATTACACTGCCAGTGAGGATGATAATGTCCTCGTCCAAGGGGTATCCCGTGAACGGGGAGCCCTGGGCTACTTCGGCTATGCCTACTATGCGGAAAACAAAAATAAGCTTAAAGCCGTGAGCATTGACAATGGCAAAGGTCCGGTGGCGCCCTCTGAGAAAACAGTGATTGATGGTACCTATCAACCCCTCTCCCGGCCCATCTTTATCTATGTCAACGCCAAAGCTGCACAACGTCCTGAGGTGAAAAAATTTATCACCTACTACCTGAACAATGGCGTTGCAATGGCAAAGAAAGTTAAGTATGTTCCTCTTCCCACTAGTGCCTACAAGACGATTCTGGCCAACTTCAACAGGAATCGCATTGGCACAGTTTTTGGCGGTCAAGAGGCAGTGGGTCTCACCATCAAGCAGTTGCTGAGTCGAGAGGCCAAGGAGTAG